A single window of Agromyces aureus DNA harbors:
- a CDS encoding sensor histidine kinase: MTAPAAPLPLPLLDFGRVSPSALRPVFITLRFGLHVLVVGLALFVMVRALLADDQYEAGITILTISFLACYAAGIAASQRNLPQWARVLWLTALLALWAGMSAMTPDAAFLAFPLFFLELHVLAAPLAVPLVVVTFGLSVWGTATHLGFDVGTILGPLISAGVAIVIGLGYRAMAQETKDRQALILDLIATREELSTASREAGTLAERERIAREIHDTVAQGLSSIQMLLHAAERDIDDERTLDKLRLARETASDNLAETRRFIRELSPPSLDEQTLPAALRRLAAAVDEQAAQAGTSTRVSYTTSGAPVTLPMSIDATLLRIAQGALANVLRHARATRAELTLSYLGDEVALDVVDDGIGFDPAAIAADPAAQLRFGLRAMRERAEREGGSIVVESHPGEGTAVSVRIPVAAAP, encoded by the coding sequence ATGACCGCGCCCGCAGCCCCGCTTCCGCTCCCCCTCCTCGACTTCGGGAGGGTGTCACCGTCGGCCCTCCGGCCGGTGTTCATCACGCTCCGATTCGGGCTCCACGTGCTCGTGGTCGGGCTCGCCCTGTTCGTCATGGTCCGTGCGCTCCTGGCCGACGACCAGTACGAGGCGGGCATCACGATCCTGACTATCTCGTTCCTCGCGTGCTACGCCGCAGGCATCGCCGCCTCGCAGCGCAACCTCCCCCAGTGGGCGCGCGTGCTCTGGCTCACGGCACTGCTCGCGCTCTGGGCCGGCATGTCGGCGATGACCCCGGATGCCGCGTTCCTCGCGTTCCCCCTCTTCTTCCTCGAGCTGCACGTGCTGGCCGCCCCGCTGGCGGTTCCGCTGGTCGTGGTCACGTTCGGCCTCTCGGTGTGGGGCACGGCGACCCACCTCGGATTCGACGTCGGCACGATCCTCGGCCCGCTGATCAGCGCCGGCGTGGCCATCGTCATCGGCCTCGGCTATCGGGCCATGGCGCAGGAGACGAAGGATCGCCAGGCGCTCATCCTCGACCTCATCGCGACCCGCGAGGAACTCTCGACGGCGAGCCGCGAGGCCGGAACGCTCGCCGAGCGCGAGCGCATCGCCCGCGAGATCCACGACACCGTGGCGCAGGGGCTCTCGAGCATCCAGATGCTCCTGCACGCCGCCGAGCGGGACATCGACGACGAGCGCACGCTCGACAAGCTGAGACTCGCCCGTGAAACCGCGTCGGACAACCTCGCAGAGACCCGCCGCTTCATCCGCGAGCTCAGCCCGCCGTCGCTCGACGAGCAGACGCTGCCCGCCGCGCTCCGACGTCTGGCCGCCGCAGTCGACGAGCAGGCCGCCCAGGCCGGCACCTCGACCAGGGTCTCGTACACGACGAGCGGCGCCCCCGTCACGCTGCCGATGTCCATCGACGCGACCCTCCTGCGCATCGCCCAGGGCGCCCTCGCGAACGTGCTGCGTCATGCCCGCGCGACGCGCGCCGAGCTCACCCTCAGCTACCTCGGCGACGAGGTCGCGCTCGACGTGGTCGACGACGGCATCGGCTTCGACCCCGCGGCGATCGCTGCCGACCCCGCGGCGCAGCTCCGTTTCGGCTTGCGAGCCATGCGCGAGCGCGCCGAACGCGAGGGCGGCTCGATCGTGGTCGAGTCCCATCCCGGCGAGGGCACGGCCGTGTCGGTGCGGATCCCCGTGGCGGCAGCGCCGTGA
- the holA gene encoding DNA polymerase III subunit delta: MAARSSGAARGNARAKAAAIPQLAYNQVRPAPIVLISGPEDVLAERASTTLREVLRAEDPDLEVSEISGDAYQRGELLTLASPSLFGEARLIRIDGAEKATDDLILDMVDFVGQPTEATTVVVRHRGGVRGKKMLDAIRSGDGEAIEIVCAELKRESDKQDFVQTEIRAAGRSIAPRALRALVAAFSDDLAELDAACRQLLADAAGDITEAVVAKYYGGRVETNAFEVADAAIAGRHGDALVALRHALDSGADPVPMVAAFAMKIRTMAKVSGVRGGGSGVASSLGLAPWQVDRARRDLSGWTDEGLQQAIVQLARTDAAVKGAERDPVFALERLVGVIASRGRNLA; the protein is encoded by the coding sequence GTGGCAGCTCGATCCTCAGGCGCAGCGCGCGGCAACGCGCGGGCCAAGGCGGCGGCGATCCCGCAACTGGCCTACAACCAGGTTCGTCCGGCCCCGATCGTGCTCATCTCGGGCCCCGAAGACGTGCTGGCCGAGCGTGCCTCCACCACGCTCCGCGAGGTGCTGCGCGCCGAAGACCCCGACCTCGAGGTCAGCGAGATCTCCGGCGACGCGTACCAGCGCGGCGAGCTCCTGACGCTCGCCAGCCCCTCGCTCTTCGGCGAAGCGAGGCTCATCCGCATCGACGGCGCCGAGAAGGCGACCGACGACCTCATCCTCGACATGGTCGACTTCGTCGGCCAGCCGACCGAGGCGACCACGGTCGTGGTGCGCCATCGCGGCGGGGTGCGCGGCAAGAAGATGCTCGACGCGATCCGCTCGGGCGACGGCGAGGCCATCGAGATCGTGTGCGCCGAGCTCAAGCGCGAGTCCGACAAGCAGGACTTCGTGCAGACCGAGATCCGCGCCGCCGGCCGCTCGATCGCCCCCAGGGCGCTGCGCGCGCTCGTCGCGGCGTTCAGCGACGACCTCGCCGAACTCGACGCCGCATGCCGGCAGCTCCTCGCCGACGCGGCCGGCGACATCACCGAAGCGGTGGTCGCGAAGTACTACGGCGGCCGCGTCGAGACGAACGCGTTCGAGGTCGCCGACGCGGCGATCGCCGGGCGTCACGGCGACGCGCTCGTGGCCCTGCGGCACGCGCTCGACAGTGGCGCCGATCCCGTGCCCATGGTCGCGGCGTTCGCGATGAAGATCCGCACGATGGCGAAGGTCTCCGGGGTCCGCGGCGGCGGCTCAGGAGTGGCATCCTCGCTCGGGCTCGCACCCTGGCAGGTCGATCGAGCGCGGCGCGACCTCTCCGGCTGGACCGACGAGGGCCTGCAGCAGGCCATCGTGCAGCTCGCGCGCACCGATGCCGCGGTCAAGGGCGCCGAGCGCGATCCCGTGTTCGCGCTCGAGCGGCTCGTCGGCGTCATCGCGTCGCGCGGCCGCAACCTCGCCTGA
- the rpsT gene encoding 30S ribosomal protein S20, giving the protein MANIKSQIKRIKTNLKAQERNKAVKSQVKSAVRAAREAIATGDKDKAVAAVRVAGRKLDKAASKGVIHKNQAANRKSAIAKQAAAL; this is encoded by the coding sequence GTGGCAAACATCAAGTCGCAGATCAAGCGCATCAAGACGAACCTGAAGGCTCAGGAGCGCAACAAGGCGGTCAAGAGCCAGGTCAAGAGCGCCGTCCGCGCCGCTCGCGAGGCCATCGCAACGGGTGACAAGGACAAGGCCGTCGCCGCGGTCCGCGTCGCCGGTCGCAAGCTCGACAAGGCCGCCAGCAAGGGCGTCATCCACAAGAACCAGGCCGCGAACCGCAAGTCGGCCATCGCGAAGCAGGCCGCCGCGCTGTAA
- a CDS encoding ComEC/Rec2 family competence protein, whose amino-acid sequence MQDLRMLLPACATWAAAWMAVGAPDVGIAGWMPAAVLWVLALAVAGALGWPLLDRRGRARAGGDPPPAGPRDGSSPRRRARITAVAATLLVVLACAALTATSAAAGLVERSRSPLAAAAEARSTVDVVIEATTAPRPMRAAVWAADEPMVRVDGVVVSVDGLPASGVPVTVGVSASTDVEWGARLAFSARAQALPAGEATAFRLVSPDRVAPVAGPPPWLAWASELRRGFAGAAAALDGDGGALVPGLAIGDTSAVGAELDAAMKASSLTHLTAVSGANCAIVTAAAFGLAAACGLGRRTRVVVALVALGGFVVLVTPQASVIRAAAMAVVILIGVATSRRAGGASALSVAVVLLLSHDPWLARDYGFALSAAATAGLLLLAAPLARRLSDVMPTPLAIVLAVPVAAQLACQPVLILLDPAISVYGVAANLLAAPAAPVGTVVGMLGCLVLPLLPSVGFALMQVAWVPATWIALVAHGAAGLPGGRLPWLPDAPGALVLVAATAVGLWLLLDPRGGRGLRRGAAGLLVLLVAVPIGVVAGPAAVARAAHPGEWDVADCDVGQGDAVIVRSEGAIALFDTGPDPAALERCLEFLGIERIDLLVLTHWDADHVAGSDAVVGMVQTVVHGPLDDERSSRVLDPLVTGGAEPVEVTAGRRGVLGDSRWSVLWPPPHTAPGNDASVVLELEGRLGSAIFLGDLGEQAQARLLASASLGPVDLVKVAHHGSADQSERLYETLSPTVGVIGVGADNGYGHPTGRLLGLLDRLGTATVRSDRSGTSLLSATGDGAFRLWTERGIGDVAPRP is encoded by the coding sequence GTGCAAGACCTGCGGATGCTGCTGCCCGCGTGCGCGACCTGGGCGGCCGCCTGGATGGCCGTCGGCGCGCCCGACGTCGGGATCGCGGGCTGGATGCCGGCCGCCGTGCTGTGGGTGCTCGCCCTCGCCGTCGCAGGCGCCCTCGGCTGGCCGCTGCTCGACCGTCGCGGCCGTGCGCGAGCTGGCGGAGACCCGCCGCCCGCCGGGCCTCGCGACGGGAGCTCCCCACGACGGCGAGCACGGATCACGGCCGTGGCCGCCACCCTGCTGGTCGTGCTCGCGTGCGCGGCCCTCACCGCGACGAGCGCGGCCGCCGGGCTCGTCGAGCGCTCGCGGTCGCCACTCGCCGCGGCGGCGGAGGCGCGCAGCACGGTCGACGTGGTGATCGAGGCGACGACCGCACCCCGACCGATGCGCGCGGCCGTCTGGGCCGCCGACGAACCCATGGTGCGTGTCGACGGGGTGGTCGTGAGCGTCGACGGGCTGCCCGCGTCCGGCGTGCCGGTCACGGTCGGGGTGAGCGCATCGACCGACGTCGAATGGGGTGCGCGCCTCGCGTTCTCGGCCCGAGCGCAGGCTCTGCCCGCGGGGGAGGCCACGGCGTTCCGGCTCGTCTCGCCCGACCGCGTCGCGCCGGTCGCCGGTCCGCCTCCCTGGCTCGCGTGGGCCTCCGAGCTGCGGCGCGGGTTCGCGGGTGCCGCGGCCGCACTCGACGGCGACGGCGGCGCGCTCGTGCCCGGCCTCGCGATCGGCGACACCTCGGCGGTGGGCGCCGAACTCGACGCCGCCATGAAGGCGAGTTCGCTGACGCACCTGACGGCCGTCTCGGGGGCGAACTGCGCGATCGTGACCGCGGCCGCCTTCGGCCTCGCCGCCGCGTGCGGCCTGGGGCGCCGCACGCGGGTCGTGGTCGCGCTCGTCGCCCTCGGCGGTTTCGTGGTGCTCGTGACGCCGCAGGCGAGCGTCATCCGGGCCGCGGCGATGGCGGTCGTGATCCTCATCGGCGTCGCGACGTCGCGGCGTGCGGGTGGTGCTTCGGCGCTCTCCGTCGCGGTCGTGCTCCTGCTCTCGCATGATCCGTGGCTCGCACGCGACTACGGGTTCGCCCTCTCCGCTGCGGCCACCGCCGGCCTGCTGCTGCTCGCGGCACCGTTGGCGCGACGTCTCTCCGACGTGATGCCGACGCCGCTCGCGATCGTGCTCGCGGTGCCGGTGGCGGCCCAGTTGGCGTGCCAGCCGGTGCTGATCCTGCTCGATCCGGCGATCTCGGTCTACGGCGTCGCGGCGAACCTGCTCGCCGCGCCCGCTGCGCCGGTCGGCACGGTCGTCGGCATGCTCGGATGCCTCGTGCTGCCGTTGCTTCCGTCGGTCGGGTTCGCGCTCATGCAGGTCGCCTGGGTGCCCGCCACATGGATCGCGCTCGTCGCGCACGGGGCCGCCGGACTGCCCGGCGGCCGGCTGCCGTGGCTGCCCGACGCGCCCGGCGCCCTGGTGCTGGTCGCCGCGACCGCGGTCGGACTGTGGCTGCTGCTCGATCCGCGCGGCGGTCGCGGGCTGCGCCGAGGGGCGGCAGGGCTCCTCGTGCTGCTGGTGGCCGTGCCGATCGGTGTCGTCGCCGGCCCGGCTGCGGTCGCACGTGCCGCGCATCCGGGGGAGTGGGATGTCGCAGACTGCGACGTCGGCCAGGGCGACGCCGTGATCGTGCGCTCCGAAGGCGCGATCGCCCTCTTCGACACCGGACCCGACCCGGCCGCGCTCGAGCGCTGCCTCGAGTTCCTCGGCATCGAGCGCATCGACCTGCTCGTGCTCACCCACTGGGATGCCGACCACGTCGCCGGCAGTGACGCCGTGGTCGGCATGGTGCAGACCGTCGTGCACGGCCCGCTCGACGACGAACGCTCCTCGCGGGTGCTCGACCCGCTCGTCACAGGCGGTGCCGAGCCCGTCGAGGTCACGGCCGGCCGCCGGGGCGTGCTCGGGGACTCGCGCTGGAGCGTGCTCTGGCCACCGCCGCACACGGCGCCGGGCAACGACGCGAGCGTCGTGCTCGAGCTCGAGGGCCGCCTCGGGAGCGCGATCTTCCTCGGCGACCTCGGCGAGCAGGCGCAGGCGCGCCTGCTCGCCTCGGCCTCGCTCGGTCCGGTCGACCTCGTGAAGGTCGCCCATCACGGCTCGGCAGACCAGAGCGAACGGCTCTACGAGACGCTTTCCCCCACGGTCGGGGTCATCGGCGTCGGCGCCGACAACGGCTACGGCCACCCCACCGGCCGTCTGCTCGGGCTGCTCGACCGCCTCGGCACGGCGACGGTGCGAAGCGATCGATCGGGCACCTCGCTGCTCTCGGCGACCGGCGACGGCGCGTTCCGTCTCTGGACCGAGCGCGGCATCGGGGATGTCGCACCCCGACCGTAG
- a CDS encoding LuxR C-terminal-related transcriptional regulator has product MLEAEPDLVVVADVDRADAAVRRAADGGVDVVIMDLQFPSDMQGAEATRHIRLQADAPRVLVLTNYDTDADILSAIEAGASGYLLKDSPPAELVAAIRAAATGEPAFAPGVSSRLDANGGLERLTGREAEVLGLVASGHTNREIGKALFLSEATVKSHLVHIFAKLEVGSRTAAVARARDLGIIRSN; this is encoded by the coding sequence ATGCTCGAGGCCGAGCCCGACCTCGTGGTCGTCGCCGACGTCGACCGCGCGGATGCCGCGGTGCGCCGCGCCGCCGACGGCGGGGTCGACGTCGTGATCATGGACCTGCAGTTCCCCTCGGACATGCAGGGCGCCGAGGCGACGCGCCACATCCGCCTGCAGGCCGACGCACCACGCGTGCTCGTGCTCACGAACTACGACACCGACGCCGACATCCTGAGCGCGATCGAGGCCGGGGCGAGCGGCTACCTGCTGAAGGACTCGCCGCCGGCCGAGCTCGTCGCGGCGATCAGGGCTGCGGCGACCGGCGAGCCGGCGTTCGCACCCGGCGTGTCCTCGCGGCTCGACGCGAACGGCGGGCTCGAGCGCCTCACCGGCCGCGAGGCCGAGGTGCTCGGCCTCGTGGCGAGCGGCCACACGAACCGCGAGATCGGCAAGGCGCTCTTCCTCAGCGAGGCGACCGTGAAGTCGCACCTCGTGCACATCTTCGCCAAACTGGAGGTGGGTTCGCGCACCGCGGCGGTGGCGCGGGCCCGCGATCTCGGCATCATCCGCTCGAACTGA
- a CDS encoding ComEA family DNA-binding protein produces the protein MPAEPPVARDAPDPLDALDPAARRAGPRVRIAVGAAVVLFVVAVALAAVVSFASGGGGEQQVIGGPADSGGSVSGGATDGAADPSGGGAVGAVGEPLPLLVHVLGAVASPGLVELDQGARVVDAVAAAGGFTAEADPAGVNLARPVVDGEQLRVFAMGELPAAAAVGGAGAGGAPGGGAAASDGLVHLNSAGVAELDTLPRIGPALAQRIIDYRDANGAFTSVDQLMDVTGIGDAVFAGLSELVAL, from the coding sequence ATGCCCGCTGAACCGCCCGTCGCCCGCGATGCGCCCGATCCGCTCGATGCGCTCGATCCCGCCGCGCGCCGTGCCGGGCCGCGCGTGCGCATCGCCGTCGGCGCTGCCGTGGTGCTCTTCGTCGTTGCGGTCGCCCTGGCCGCCGTCGTCTCGTTCGCATCGGGCGGGGGCGGTGAGCAGCAGGTCATCGGCGGGCCGGCCGACTCCGGCGGCTCGGTGAGCGGCGGAGCGACCGATGGCGCCGCTGATCCGAGCGGCGGCGGTGCGGTGGGCGCGGTCGGCGAGCCGCTCCCGCTGCTCGTGCACGTGCTCGGCGCGGTCGCCAGTCCTGGGCTCGTCGAGCTCGACCAGGGCGCGCGCGTGGTCGACGCCGTGGCCGCGGCCGGCGGGTTCACGGCCGAAGCCGACCCCGCGGGCGTCAACCTGGCGCGTCCGGTCGTCGACGGCGAGCAGCTCAGGGTGTTCGCCATGGGCGAGCTGCCGGCGGCAGCGGCGGTGGGCGGCGCCGGCGCGGGCGGCGCACCGGGCGGCGGCGCCGCGGCATCCGATGGGTTGGTGCACCTCAACAGTGCGGGCGTCGCCGAACTCGACACCCTGCCGCGCATCGGGCCGGCGCTGGCGCAGCGCATCATCGACTACCGCGACGCGAACGGCGCCTTCACGAGCGTCGATCAACTCATGGACGTGACGGGCATCGGCGACGCCGTGTTCGCGGGCCTGTCCGAACTCGTGGCGCTCTGA
- the pabB gene encoding aminodeoxychorismate synthase component I produces MPRRIRRRRLDGWTDPHLLFRAHCTEATHVVWLDGGSDATSGVSVLASAHAGSVMLTADVAAGTISTTWPAAPEGPTLTRPGGVDDLFDALGERLAAHRVDVAASAAGVARDDPPAGPGGGPLGWYGWFGYELGAELVGVPAAETDTPDAAFLWVDRAVVFDHASRTADLVWLCDDGRGDDSGGDARVERSDGGDGASEAWADELAEVWVTVRADAGRADSATAMSAEPPASARPDRARSTAPTAPNAPTARWRHDAATYTRLIDECQRAIRRGDAYQLCLTNRVDIDVTPDPASTYLALRASSPTHHGGYLRFGDHALLSASPELFLHVSRDGIVSTKPMKGTRPRHADPVEDRRLRRELLGSEKERAENLMIVDLMRNDLGRIAELGTVRVPSLLAVEEYPHVHQLVSTVRARLRHPLTALDAVRSAFPAGSMTGAPKHSAMQILHGLEAGPRGVYSGAFGYLAVDGSLDLAMVIRSIVLGPNGASIGTGGGITALSVAEEEVEETRIKARALLAVLGASTTDAR; encoded by the coding sequence ATGCCGCGCCGAATCCGACGCCGCCGCCTCGACGGGTGGACCGATCCGCACCTGCTCTTCCGCGCGCACTGCACCGAAGCCACGCACGTCGTGTGGCTCGACGGCGGCTCCGACGCCACGAGCGGCGTCAGCGTGCTCGCATCGGCGCACGCCGGCTCGGTGATGCTGACGGCGGATGTCGCGGCCGGCACGATCTCGACGACCTGGCCCGCGGCTCCCGAAGGCCCGACGCTGACGCGGCCGGGCGGCGTCGACGACCTGTTCGACGCGCTCGGCGAACGGCTCGCGGCGCACCGCGTCGACGTGGCCGCGAGTGCGGCGGGCGTGGCGCGCGACGACCCGCCCGCGGGGCCGGGCGGCGGCCCGCTCGGCTGGTACGGCTGGTTCGGCTACGAGCTGGGCGCCGAGCTCGTCGGGGTTCCGGCGGCCGAGACCGACACGCCTGACGCAGCGTTCCTCTGGGTCGACCGCGCGGTCGTGTTCGATCACGCGTCGCGCACGGCAGACCTCGTCTGGCTGTGCGACGACGGGCGCGGCGACGACTCCGGCGGCGACGCCCGCGTCGAGCGGAGCGACGGCGGCGACGGCGCATCCGAGGCCTGGGCCGATGAACTCGCCGAGGTCTGGGTGACCGTCCGGGCGGACGCCGGGCGCGCCGACTCCGCGACCGCGATGTCGGCGGAGCCGCCGGCATCCGCTCGCCCTGATCGGGCGCGGTCGACGGCACCGACGGCACCGAACGCACCGACCGCCCGCTGGCGGCACGACGCGGCGACCTACACGCGGCTCATCGACGAATGCCAGCGGGCGATCCGTCGCGGCGATGCCTACCAGCTCTGCCTCACGAACCGCGTCGACATCGACGTGACGCCCGACCCGGCGAGCACCTACCTCGCGCTGCGAGCCTCGAGCCCGACGCACCACGGCGGCTACCTCAGGTTCGGCGACCACGCCCTGCTGAGCGCCTCGCCCGAGCTGTTCCTGCACGTCTCGCGCGACGGCATCGTGTCGACGAAGCCCATGAAGGGCACCAGGCCGCGGCACGCCGACCCCGTCGAGGACCGGCGCCTGCGACGCGAGCTCCTCGGGAGCGAGAAGGAGCGCGCCGAGAACCTCATGATCGTCGACCTCATGCGCAACGACCTCGGGCGCATCGCCGAGCTCGGCACCGTGCGCGTGCCGAGCCTGCTCGCGGTCGAGGAGTACCCGCACGTGCACCAGCTCGTGTCGACGGTGCGCGCCCGGCTGCGGCATCCGCTCACCGCACTCGACGCCGTGCGCTCCGCGTTCCCCGCCGGCTCGATGACGGGCGCGCCCAAGCACAGCGCGATGCAGATCCTGCACGGGCTCGAGGCAGGACCCCGCGGCGTCTACTCGGGCGCCTTCGGGTACCTGGCCGTCGACGGCAGCCTCGACCTGGCCATGGTCATCCGCTCGATCGTGCTCGGTCCGAACGGCGCCTCGATCGGCACCGGCGGCGGCATCACCGCCCTCTCGGTCGCCGAGGAGGAGGTCGAGGAGACGCGCATCAAGGCGCGCGCACTGCTCGCGGTGCTCGGCGCGTCGACGACGGACGCGCGCTGA
- the leuS gene encoding leucine--tRNA ligase, with amino-acid sequence MAHDQHEVDPGAYDFAAIQAKWLPVWEESKPFEAGRPGDKKPRKYILDMFPYPSGDLHMGHAEAFGYGDTVARYWRHQGFDVLHPIGWDSFGLPAENAAIKRGVDPRGWTYENIAQQKSSFRQYAPSFDWSRELHTSDPEYYRWNQWLFLKLYEKGIAYRKAGQVNWCPNDQTVLANEQVVDGHCERCGAVVTKKALTQWYFRVTDYADRLLDDLNQLEGAWPSKVLSMQRNWIGRSAGADVEFEIEGREERIPVFTTRPDTLFGATFMVVAPDSELAAELAAGASDEVKARFEGYLDSVRTESDIDRLSTDRPKTGVFLDRHAINPVNGERLPIWAADYVLADYGHGAIMAVPAHDQRDLDFARAFDLPVRVVVDTNQPVTGVIPVIPLDENGVPYLPDDLPPLNPAETGVALTGEGRLINSGPLDGLSKSNAIRRVVELLEQRGLGRAAKNYRLRDWLISRQRYWGTPIPIIHCAECGEVPVPDSELPVRLPDAAGLDLKPKGSSPLGAAEDWVNVACPKCGGAARRDSDTMDTFVDSSWYYLRYLNPTSDSVAFDPAEAEKWAPVDQYVGGVEHAILHLLYSRFITKVLFDEGYLSFTEPFTSLLNQGMVLMDGSKMSKSKGNLVEFASELKAHGTDALRVTLAFAGPPEDDIDWADVSPTGAAKFLARAWRISGEVASSPDVEWKTGDAALRRITHRLLADAPGLVEAYKFNVVVARLMELVNATRKAIDSGAGAGDAAVRESAEVTAMILDLFAPYAAEDMWERLGYQPTVALVPWRKADPALLVEESVTAIVQVNGKVRDRIEVSPKISGDELEALALASEAVVRTIGDREIVKVIVRAPNLVNIAIKG; translated from the coding sequence GTGGCACACGATCAGCACGAGGTCGACCCCGGCGCATACGACTTCGCCGCCATCCAGGCGAAGTGGCTGCCGGTGTGGGAGGAATCGAAGCCGTTCGAGGCCGGCCGCCCCGGCGACAAGAAGCCGCGCAAGTACATCCTCGACATGTTCCCGTACCCCTCGGGCGACCTGCACATGGGCCACGCCGAGGCGTTCGGCTACGGCGACACCGTCGCGCGGTACTGGCGCCACCAGGGCTTCGACGTGCTGCACCCCATCGGCTGGGACTCGTTCGGCCTGCCCGCCGAGAACGCGGCCATCAAGCGCGGTGTCGACCCCCGCGGCTGGACATACGAGAACATCGCCCAGCAGAAGAGCTCGTTCCGCCAGTACGCGCCGTCGTTCGACTGGTCGCGCGAACTGCACACGAGCGACCCCGAGTACTACCGCTGGAACCAGTGGCTGTTCCTGAAGCTCTACGAGAAGGGCATCGCGTACCGCAAGGCGGGCCAGGTGAACTGGTGCCCCAACGACCAGACCGTGCTCGCCAACGAGCAGGTCGTCGACGGGCACTGCGAGCGCTGCGGCGCCGTGGTCACGAAGAAGGCCCTCACGCAGTGGTACTTCCGCGTCACCGACTACGCCGACCGACTGCTCGACGACCTGAACCAGCTCGAGGGTGCCTGGCCGTCGAAGGTCCTCTCGATGCAGCGCAACTGGATCGGCCGGTCGGCCGGTGCCGACGTCGAGTTCGAGATCGAGGGGCGCGAGGAGCGCATCCCCGTCTTCACGACGCGCCCCGACACGCTGTTCGGTGCGACCTTCATGGTCGTGGCGCCCGACTCCGAGCTCGCGGCCGAGCTCGCGGCCGGGGCATCCGACGAGGTCAAGGCGCGCTTCGAGGGCTACCTCGACTCGGTGCGCACCGAGAGCGACATCGACCGTCTCTCGACCGACCGCCCGAAGACCGGCGTGTTCCTCGACCGCCACGCGATCAACCCCGTGAACGGCGAGCGCCTGCCGATCTGGGCCGCCGACTACGTGCTGGCCGACTACGGCCACGGCGCGATCATGGCCGTGCCGGCGCACGACCAGCGCGACCTCGACTTCGCCCGCGCGTTCGACCTGCCCGTGCGCGTCGTGGTCGACACGAACCAGCCCGTCACGGGCGTGATCCCGGTGATCCCGCTCGACGAGAACGGCGTCCCGTACCTGCCCGACGACCTGCCGCCGCTGAACCCCGCCGAGACGGGCGTCGCGTTGACCGGCGAGGGCCGCCTCATCAATTCGGGCCCGCTCGACGGCCTCTCGAAGTCGAACGCGATCCGTCGGGTCGTCGAACTGCTCGAGCAGCGCGGCCTCGGTCGTGCGGCCAAGAACTACCGCCTGCGCGACTGGCTCATCTCGCGCCAGCGCTACTGGGGCACGCCCATCCCGATCATCCACTGCGCCGAGTGCGGCGAGGTGCCCGTTCCCGACAGCGAGCTGCCGGTCAGGCTTCCGGATGCCGCGGGCCTCGACCTCAAGCCCAAGGGCTCGAGCCCGCTCGGTGCCGCCGAGGACTGGGTCAACGTCGCGTGCCCGAAGTGCGGCGGAGCCGCGCGCCGCGACTCCGACACCATGGACACGTTCGTCGACAGCTCCTGGTACTACCTGCGCTACCTCAACCCGACGTCCGACTCGGTCGCCTTCGACCCGGCCGAGGCCGAGAAGTGGGCGCCGGTCGACCAGTACGTCGGCGGCGTCGAGCACGCGATCCTGCACCTGCTGTACTCGCGCTTCATCACGAAGGTCCTCTTCGACGAGGGGTACCTGAGCTTCACCGAGCCGTTCACGTCGCTCCTCAACCAGGGCATGGTGCTCATGGACGGCTCGAAGATGTCGAAGTCGAAGGGCAACCTCGTCGAGTTCGCGTCCGAGCTCAAGGCGCACGGCACCGATGCGCTGCGCGTCACGCTCGCGTTCGCCGGGCCGCCTGAAGACGACATCGACTGGGCGGATGTCTCGCCCACCGGTGCGGCGAAGTTCCTCGCCCGTGCGTGGCGCATCTCCGGCGAGGTGGCCTCGAGCCCCGACGTCGAGTGGAAGACGGGCGACGCGGCTCTCCGCCGCATCACCCACCGCCTGCTCGCCGACGCCCCGGGGCTCGTCGAGGCGTACAAGTTCAACGTCGTCGTTGCGCGCCTCATGGAGCTCGTGAACGCGACCCGCAAGGCCATCGACTCGGGTGCCGGTGCGGGCGATGCCGCGGTGCGCGAATCGGCAGAGGTCACGGCGATGATCCTCGACCTGTTCGCGCCCTACGCGGCCGAGGACATGTGGGAGCGTCTCGGCTACCAGCCGACCGTGGCCCTCGTGCCGTGGCGCAAGGCCGACCCGGCGCTGCTCGTCGAGGAGTCGGTCACGGCGATCGTGCAGGTCAACGGCAAGGTGCGCGACCGCATCGAGGTCTCGCCGAAGATCTCGGGCGACGAGCTCGAGGCCCTCGCCCTCGCCTCGGAGGCCGTCGTCCGCACCATCGGCGACCGCGAGATCGTGAAGGTCATCGTGCGTGCGCCGAACCTGGTGAACATCGCGATCAAGGGCTGA